In one Halorubrum sp. CBA1229 genomic region, the following are encoded:
- a CDS encoding translation initiation factor IF-5A, which yields MPREQKQVRELQEGSYVMMDGSPCKINHYSTAKPGKHGSAKARVEGKGVFDDKKRSLSQPVDAKVWVPIIQRKQGQVVNVNDDEVQVMDLDTYDTFTMRIPEGEDFTSDDNIEYLDYEGQRKIIG from the coding sequence ATGCCGCGAGAGCAGAAGCAGGTTCGCGAACTCCAGGAGGGCAGCTACGTGATGATGGACGGTTCCCCCTGCAAGATCAACCACTACAGCACTGCAAAGCCCGGAAAACACGGGAGCGCCAAGGCGCGCGTCGAGGGCAAGGGCGTCTTCGACGACAAGAAGCGCTCGCTCTCCCAGCCGGTCGACGCGAAGGTCTGGGTCCCGATCATCCAGCGGAAGCAGGGCCAGGTCGTCAACGTCAACGACGACGAGGTCCAGGTGATGGACTTAGACACCTACGACACGTTCACGATGCGCATCCCCGAGGGCGAGGACTTCACCTCGGACGACAACATCGAGTACCTCGATTACGAGGGCCAACGGAAGATCATCGGGTAA